The following nucleotide sequence is from Pseudomonas sp. S09G 359.
GCCCGTTGCGCCGGGATCGTGATCAATCCGGCGGCCTGGACCCACACCTCGGTGGCCATCCGCGACGCGCTGGTGGCCAGTGAAGTGCCGGTGATCGAGGTGCATTTGTCCAATGTGCATGCGCGTGAAGCGTTTCGTCATCACTCGTTCGTGTCGCCCATCGCCAAGGCGGTGCTTGCGGGTTTCGGCAGCCATGGCTACCACCTGGCCCTGGAACATTTCAGCCAGCTGTTGAAGGGATCAACCCAATGAAACCGCGCATTCTCGCCGGGCTGATCGGCGCCGGCATCCAGGCCTCGCGCACCCCTGCCCTGCATGAACAGGAAGGTGACGCCCAGGGCTTGCGCTACCTGTATCAGTTGATCGATCTGGAACCGCTGCAACTGAACATCAATGCTCTGCCCGACCTGCTGGACGCCGCCGAGTTGATGCACTTCACCGGGCTGAACATTACCTACCCGTGCAAGCAGGCGATCCTACCGTTGCTGGATGAACTGTCCGACGAGGCCCGGGGTATCGGCGCGGTGAATACGGTGGTGTTCAAGGACGGCAAACGCATCGGCCACAACACCGATTGCCTGGGGTTTGCCGAAGGTTTCCGGCGCAACTTGAATGATGTGCCGCGCCAGCGTGTGGTGCAGATGGGGGCCGGCGGTGCGGGTGCGGCAGTGGCCCATGCGCTGCTGGCCGAAGGCGTCGAGCACTTGAGTATTTTCGACGTGGACGCCACCCGCGCCCGCGACCTTGTGGATAACCTGGCCCAGCGTTTCGGCGCCGGTCGCGCGCAGGCAGGCCAGCACCTGGAAAACGCCCTGGCCGAGGCCGATGGTTTGGTTAACACCACGCCGATGGGCATGGCCAAGCTGCCCGGTATGCCGGTGCCGGCGGCGCTGCTGCGGGCTGAGCTATGGGTTGCGGAGATTGTGTATTTCCCCCTGGAAACCGAACTGCTGCGCAGCGCACGTGCCTTGGGTTGCCGCACCCTGGATGGCGGCAACATGGCAGTGTTCCAGGCGGTGAAGGCGTTTGAGTTGTTCAGCGGCGAGGTGCCGGATGCGCAGCGGATGTTGGCGCATTTTCAGAGCATGAATAACTGAATGCGGGAGCGGAGGTTAAATGTGGGAGGGGGCTTGCCCCCGATGGGGGTGGGTCAGTCAGCTTATGTGTAGCTGACACACCGCCATCGGGGGCAAGCCCCCTCCCACATGGATTGCATTCCAACCTGAATTATCAGGCCTGCAGATAACGCATCACCGACTCACAAATCATTTCTCGGTGCCGCTGTTTAACCGCTTCATCCGACAGCTCGATCTGAAAAATCTCACTGAATGTATGGCGGTTGGACACCCGGTAAAAGCTGAACGAGTTGATCAGCAGGTGCACGTCCAACGGCTCCAAGCCCTCGCGAAACAGCCCCATCTCGGCCCCGCGGCGCAACGTGGTGCCCAGCGCTTCAAGGATATTGCTGTTCATCGCCTTGATTGAGTCCGAGCGCTTCACGTACTCGGCATTGTGGATATTTTCGATGCTGACGATGCGCACGAAATCCACATTCTGGTCATGGTGATCAAAGGTGAATTCCACCAGCCGGCGGATCGCTTCACGCGGTTCCAAGGCGGTGAGGTTCATACGGGTTTCGGTGTTGCGAATATCGCCGTAGAGCTTCTCCAGTACCTCGACGTACAACTGCTCCTTGCTGCCGAAGTAGTAATAGATCATGCGTTTGGAGGTGTGGATGCGCTCGGCGATCGCATCCACCCGAGCGCCGGACAGGCCCTGCTGCACAAACTCGACTACAGCTTCCTGCAGGATGTTTTCGCGGGTCTTTTCCGGGTTGTTCTTACGACTCTTGCGCGGTGCGTCTGACACCGCGGGGAGTTCGGGACTCGAGGTCATGGTGCGCTCACGGCCATTGTTATGCAGGCGGTGATTATGGGCCGCAGCGCTCCCCGAAGGAAGCACCTGGCCAGCCGTTATAAACGCGCCTGGCGCACCGCACCGCTACGCGACTTGGCCATTGCGGCCAGGCGCACCGCCACGTTGGCCGCGCCATAACCGGCGTAGCCGTTTTTGCGCTGGATGATCTCGAAGAAAAACCGCCCTTCGAACGGCTCGGTATACACATGAAACAACTCACCGCCCTGGGCGTCACGGTCGTACAGCACGTTGTAGTACGCCAGCTCGCTGAGGAACTCGTCGTCAAAATCGAAGCGCGCCGCCAGGTCGTCGTAGTAGTTGAGCGGAATATCCAGCAGCGGCACCCCAGCCTCCTTGGCCCGGCGCACCTCGGCAAAAATGTCCGCGCAGTCGAAGGCAATGTGGTGCACGCCCGAGCCGCGATAGCTCGATAGCGCGTGGGAAATTGCCGTGTTGCGGTTTTCGGAAATATTCAGCGGCAGACGAATCGAACTGCAACGGCTGCGCAGTGCGCGGCTTTTCACCAGGCCATAAGGGTCGGGCAGCACCACTTCGTCATCGGCTTCGAAATCCAGCAGGCTCTTGTAGAACAGCACCCAACTGTCGAGGCTGTCGGCCGGCAGTGCCATGGCCATGTGGTCGATGCGCAGCAAGCCACCGCCGGCAGCACTGGCCGGTTGCAGGTTGAAGTCGGTGTCGTAGAGGCCACCCGCGCTTTGGTCCACCAGGTAAATCAGGCTGCCATCCGGTGCGCGCACCGCCGCCAACTCGAGTTCGTTGGGCCCTACCAGGCCGCGATACGGCTGGCCTTTATAGGCCACCGCGCGCTCCAGGGCCTTGGCGCTGTCCTTGACCCGTATCGCCGTGGCGCACAACGACGGCCCATGGGCCTCGAAGAAGTTGTGGGCGAAAGAGTAGGGTTCACAATTGAGGATCAGGTTGATATCACCCTGGCGCAACAGGCTCACATTCTTCGAGCGATGCTGGCCGGCCTTGGCAAAACCCAGGCGTTCCAGCCAGTGGGTCAGCTTGGCGCCGAGGCTTTCATCCACGGCAAATTCGAGGAACTCAATGCCATCGTATTCACTGGCCGCCGGGGTTTCGAAAAGGATATCCGCCGGCACCGCAGGCGCTTGCTCGGCCAGGCGCTGACGGGTTTTCTCTTCCAGATACAGCAGCGAGCGCAAGCCATCGGCGGCATTCGCGCGGGTCGGCGCGGCGCGAAAACCATCGTTGAAAATCTCCAGGGACAACGGCCCGGTGTAGCCGCTCTGGATAATGGGCGCCAGGAAGCCGGCCAAATCGAACTCGCCCTGGCCTGGGAAACAGCGGAAATGCCGGCTCCACTCCAGCACATCCATGGCCAGGATCGGTGCGTCGGCCATTTGCACAAAGAAAATCTTGTCGCCGGGGATTTCGGCGATGGCGCTCGGGTCGCCCTTCAGCGACAAGGTGTGGAAGCTGTCGAGCAATACACCCAGGCTTGGGTGATCGACCTGGCGCACCAGGTTCCACACCTGCTGCCAGGTGTTTACATGTTTGCCCCAGGCCAATGCTTCATAGCCGATGCGCAAGCCACGGCGGCCGGCGTGTTCCGCCAGCAGGCTGAGGTCATCCAGTAGAATGCGTTCATCGCCCACCGAATCCGCCGAGGCATTGCTGCACACCAGCACCAGGTCGGTGCCCAGTTCCTGCATCAGGTCGAACTTGCGCTCGGCGCGCTCCAGGTTGCGCGCCAGGCGGTCGCGGCGGCAGCCTTCAAAGTCGCGAAACGGTTGGAACAAGGTGATGGCGATGCCAAGGTCGGCACACATTTGCCTAACTTCCCGAGGGCTGCCGTCGTAATACAACAGGTCGTTCTCGAAGATCTCGACCCCATCGAACCCGGCGGCGGCAATGGCTTCGAGCTTTTCCGGCAGGGTGCCGCTCAAGGAAACAGTGGCGATGGAACGTTGCATGGGGTCACTCCCGGCAATTGTTGTTTATGGCAAATTATTCGCCCCCAGCCTACGCGCAGCAATTAAAATGTACGAACCGGTTAGTTTTTGGTGCGATTATCGAACACTATGCCTCTTTGGCGAATTGACGATTTTTTAACCACTGCGCACCATCAATCCCGCAACCCGCGTTAACAAAAGACCCAGAACACACCATAAAAATTTCAAAAAACGGGTACGACCTCATGCCTCTGCAAAACTCAGCCCTGGCCGCGCGCCCGGGCACCCTGCACGCCGGCATCGGCGACAAGATCCGCGGCGCACTGGCCGTGGGTAAAACTCGCTGGGGCATGCTGGCCCTGGTGTTTTTCGCCACCACCCTCAACTACATCGACCGCGCCGCCCTGGGCGTGATGCAGCCCATCCTGGCCAAAGAGATGAGCTGGACGGCGATGGACTACGCCAACATCAACTTCTGGTTCCAGGTCGGCTACGCCATCGGCTTTGTGCTGCAGGGTCGCCTGATCGACAAAGTGGGCGTGAAACGCGTGTTCTTCTGCGCGGTACTGTTGTGGAGCCTGGCCACCGGCGCCCATGGCCTGGCCACCTCGGCGGTGGGCTTTATGGTCTGCCGGTTTATCCTCGGGTTGACCGAGGCCGCCAACTACCCCGCCTGCGTCAAGACCACCCGCCTGTGGTTCCCCGCCGGTGAGCGCGCGGTGGCCACCGGCATCTTCAACGCCGGCACCAACGTCGGCGCGATGATGACGCCGATGCTGCTGCCGTTGATTCTGCACGTATGGGGCTGGCAGGCCGCGTTCCTGTGCATGTCGGCACTTGGCGGTATCTGGTTGCTGTTCTGGGGCCTGAAGTACTACAACCCGGAAGACCACCCTACCGTTAAACAGTCCGAATTGGACTACGTGCAACAGGAAGTCGAACCGGAACAACCGCGTGTGCCGTTCAGCCGTATCCTGCGCATGCGCGGCACCTGGGCCTTCGCCCTCGCCTACTCGCTGACCGCGCCGGTGTTCTGGTTCTACCTGTATTGGCTGCCGCCGTTCCTGAACCAGCAATACA
It contains:
- a CDS encoding TetR/AcrR family transcriptional regulator, which gives rise to MTSSPELPAVSDAPRKSRKNNPEKTRENILQEAVVEFVQQGLSGARVDAIAERIHTSKRMIYYYFGSKEQLYVEVLEKLYGDIRNTETRMNLTALEPREAIRRLVEFTFDHHDQNVDFVRIVSIENIHNAEYVKRSDSIKAMNSNILEALGTTLRRGAEMGLFREGLEPLDVHLLINSFSFYRVSNRHTFSEIFQIELSDEAVKQRHREMICESVMRYLQA
- the quiC gene encoding 3-dehydroshikimate dehydratase QuiC, whose amino-acid sequence is MQRSIATVSLSGTLPEKLEAIAAAGFDGVEIFENDLLYYDGSPREVRQMCADLGIAITLFQPFRDFEGCRRDRLARNLERAERKFDLMQELGTDLVLVCSNASADSVGDERILLDDLSLLAEHAGRRGLRIGYEALAWGKHVNTWQQVWNLVRQVDHPSLGVLLDSFHTLSLKGDPSAIAEIPGDKIFFVQMADAPILAMDVLEWSRHFRCFPGQGEFDLAGFLAPIIQSGYTGPLSLEIFNDGFRAAPTRANAADGLRSLLYLEEKTRQRLAEQAPAVPADILFETPAASEYDGIEFLEFAVDESLGAKLTHWLERLGFAKAGQHRSKNVSLLRQGDINLILNCEPYSFAHNFFEAHGPSLCATAIRVKDSAKALERAVAYKGQPYRGLVGPNELELAAVRAPDGSLIYLVDQSAGGLYDTDFNLQPASAAGGGLLRIDHMAMALPADSLDSWVLFYKSLLDFEADDEVVLPDPYGLVKSRALRSRCSSIRLPLNISENRNTAISHALSSYRGSGVHHIAFDCADIFAEVRRAKEAGVPLLDIPLNYYDDLAARFDFDDEFLSELAYYNVLYDRDAQGGELFHVYTEPFEGRFFFEIIQRKNGYAGYGAANVAVRLAAMAKSRSGAVRQARL
- a CDS encoding MFS transporter is translated as MPLQNSALAARPGTLHAGIGDKIRGALAVGKTRWGMLALVFFATTLNYIDRAALGVMQPILAKEMSWTAMDYANINFWFQVGYAIGFVLQGRLIDKVGVKRVFFCAVLLWSLATGAHGLATSAVGFMVCRFILGLTEAANYPACVKTTRLWFPAGERAVATGIFNAGTNVGAMMTPMLLPLILHVWGWQAAFLCMSALGGIWLLFWGLKYYNPEDHPTVKQSELDYVQQEVEPEQPRVPFSRILRMRGTWAFALAYSLTAPVFWFYLYWLPPFLNQQYNLGINVTQMGIPLIIIYLTADFGSVGGGILSSFLIGRGMNSIKARLLSMLLFACCIVGVIMAAGSSQLWVAVFAISLAIGAHQAWTANIWSLVMDYTPKHMMSTVFGFGGMCAAIGGMFMTQIVGHILTVTNNNYTVLFTLIPAMYFLALTWMYFMAPRKIPTVDV
- the aroQ gene encoding type II 3-dehydroquinate dehydratase, which gives rise to MPPIVLVLNGPNLNLLGTREPATYGHETLADVAALCGRSAEKLGLKIEFRQTNHEGELLDWIHGARARCAGIVINPAAWTHTSVAIRDALVASEVPVIEVHLSNVHAREAFRHHSFVSPIAKAVLAGFGSHGYHLALEHFSQLLKGSTQ
- a CDS encoding shikimate dehydrogenase; translation: MKPRILAGLIGAGIQASRTPALHEQEGDAQGLRYLYQLIDLEPLQLNINALPDLLDAAELMHFTGLNITYPCKQAILPLLDELSDEARGIGAVNTVVFKDGKRIGHNTDCLGFAEGFRRNLNDVPRQRVVQMGAGGAGAAVAHALLAEGVEHLSIFDVDATRARDLVDNLAQRFGAGRAQAGQHLENALAEADGLVNTTPMGMAKLPGMPVPAALLRAELWVAEIVYFPLETELLRSARALGCRTLDGGNMAVFQAVKAFELFSGEVPDAQRMLAHFQSMNN